A genomic stretch from Pempheris klunzingeri isolate RE-2024b chromosome 23, fPemKlu1.hap1, whole genome shotgun sequence includes:
- the mpdu1b gene encoding mannose-P-dolichol utilization defect 1b, giving the protein MAEKAVLDKGSSFMDPLKGLLLTYFMPESCYDEFFLNFNFLDVPCLKIVLSKGLGLGIILGSVMVKLPQVFKMLGAKSAEGLSFKSVLLELLAITGTMAYSIANKFPFSAWGEALFLMLQTAAIGFLIQHYGGRSSRGFLFLVVYFGLLVLLLSPVTPKLVVTYMQASNMPAIIIGRLIQAVANFRNGHTGQLSAISVFLLFAGSLARIFTSLQETGDSLMAFTYIISSTCNGIIALQVLYYWNSSPEHKKKKKKKKE; this is encoded by the exons ATGGCGGAGAAAGCCGTCCTGGATAAAGGCTCGTCCTTTATGGATCCTCTTAAAGGACTTCTGTTGACATATTTTATGCCTGAGTCATGTTATGACGAGTTCTTTCTGAACTTCAACTTCCTGGACG TACCATGTCTGAAGATTGTACTCAGTAAAGGCCTGGGACTCGGCATCATCCTGGGATCAGTGATGG TGAAGCTGCCTCAGGTCTTTAAGATGCTGGGAGCAAAGAGCGCTGAGGGGCTGAGCTTCAAGTCTGTGCTGCTTGAGCTGCTGGCCATCACAGGAACAATGGCCTACAGTATCGCCAACAAGTTCCCCTTCAG TGCCTGGGGCGAGGCTCTGTTCCTCATGCTGCAGACAGCCGCCATCGGCTTCCTCATTCAGCACTATggaggaagaagcagcagag GTTTCCTGTTTCTGGTTGTGTATTTTGGCCtgctggttctcctgctgtctccAGTCACTCCCAAGTTAGTTGTTACCTACATGCAAGCCTCCAACatgccagccatcatcatcgGCAGG CTCATCCAGGCAGTCGCCAACTTCCGTAACGGGCACACTGGCCAGCTGTCCGCCATCTCGGTcttcctgctgtttgctggATCCCTCGCCCGCATCTTCACTTCACTacag GAAACTGGAGATTCACTGATGGCCTTCACCTACATCATATCCTCTACCTGTAACGGCATCATCGCTCTGCAAGTTCTCTACTACTGGAACAGCTCCCCagaacacaagaagaagaagaagaagaagaaagagtaG